Proteins from a genomic interval of Methanobrevibacter wolinii SH:
- a CDS encoding isocitrate/isopropylmalate family dehydrogenase has protein sequence MYKIAVVPGDGIGKEVMEAAINVLDGLDINFEYEYGLAGDECLEKTGKALPDETLELVKNSDACLFGAAGESAADVIVKLRQSLKLFANLRPVKSYPGTKALFDDLDIMIVRENTEGMYITGEEEYTDEGAIARRIITRKAEERIIRYAFEYAKNNNKTQVTGVHKANVLKKTDGLFKKILYEVAEEYKDQGIETNDFYIDATSMYLITQGNKFQVIVTTNLYGDILSDEGAGLVGGLGLIPSANIGENNALFEPVHGSAPDIAGQGIANPIAMILSAKMMLDYLGEQEAATRLENAVLKVLEEGKDVTGDLGGNASTMEMSEAIKNAL, from the coding sequence ATGTATAAAATAGCTGTAGTTCCTGGAGATGGAATTGGTAAAGAAGTAATGGAAGCTGCAATTAATGTTCTTGATGGATTAGATATCAATTTTGAATATGAATATGGTCTTGCAGGAGATGAATGTCTTGAAAAAACAGGTAAAGCATTACCTGATGAAACACTTGAACTTGTAAAAAATTCAGATGCATGTCTTTTTGGTGCTGCAGGAGAATCTGCTGCTGATGTTATTGTAAAACTTAGACAATCTTTAAAATTATTTGCAAATCTTAGACCTGTAAAATCATATCCAGGTACTAAAGCATTATTTGATGATTTAGATATTATGATTGTACGTGAAAACACTGAAGGTATGTATATTACTGGAGAAGAAGAATATACTGACGAAGGTGCTATTGCAAGACGTATTATCACAAGAAAAGCAGAAGAAAGAATAATTAGATATGCATTTGAATATGCTAAAAACAATAATAAAACCCAAGTTACTGGTGTTCACAAAGCAAATGTACTTAAAAAAACTGATGGATTATTTAAAAAAATATTATATGAAGTAGCTGAAGAATACAAAGATCAAGGAATCGAAACAAATGATTTCTATATAGATGCTACATCAATGTATCTTATTACCCAAGGTAATAAATTCCAAGTTATTGTTACAACTAACCTTTACGGAGATATTCTATCAGATGAAGGTGCTGGTCTTGTTGGAGGTTTAGGTTTAATTCCATCAGCAAATATTGGTGAAAATAATGCATTATTTGAACCAGTACATGGATCTGCTCCAGATATAGCAGGTCAAGGAATAGCTAACCCTATTGCTATGATTTTATCTGCAAAAATGATGCTTGACTACCTTGGTGAACAAGAAGCTGCTACAAGATTAGAAAATGCAGTACTTAAAGTTCTTGAAGAAGGAAAAGATGTTACTGGTGACCTTGGTGGAAATGCATCTACTATGGAAATGAGTGAAGCAATTAAAAATGCATTATAA
- a CDS encoding cysteine desulfurase, translating to MIDLNYIREDFPILDNITYLDSASTSLTPKPVVDAMEEYFLEYNSNAGRGSYKNAIKTTSKMEETREKLSNFINCKKNEIIFTKNTTEGINLISNGFNFKKEDNIIISDIEHHSNFIPWLNLQKKGINIKIAKANEEGIIEKDTINDLLDENTRLIAISHVSNAIGSIQDIEGIEKLVHKNQYKDGTNTYLLVDGAQSVGHINVDMNKLNPDFMAFPGHKGLLGPVGTGFIYIKESNQNLIYPQNLGGGTIVNTDFKDFKLEDSPQRFEGGTQNLAGIIGLGRAIDYIESIGIDNIEKYDKDLTRILYESLNEIDNIITYGSKNNNSIVSFNLNNANPHDICKILDESKNICLRSGHHCAIPAIKHINAKEGTIRSSIHLYNNIEDIEKLVSALKEISFLYSN from the coding sequence ATGATAGATTTAAATTATATTAGAGAAGATTTTCCAATATTAGATAATATTACTTATCTTGATTCTGCAAGTACATCACTTACTCCAAAACCAGTAGTAGATGCTATGGAAGAATATTTCCTAGAATACAATTCAAATGCAGGACGTGGATCATATAAAAATGCAATAAAAACCACGAGTAAAATGGAAGAAACAAGAGAGAAACTTTCTAATTTTATAAATTGTAAAAAAAATGAAATAATCTTTACTAAAAATACTACAGAAGGTATAAATTTAATAAGTAATGGTTTTAATTTTAAAAAGGAAGATAATATAATAATTTCAGATATAGAACATCACTCTAATTTTATACCATGGCTTAATCTTCAAAAAAAAGGAATAAACATTAAAATAGCTAAAGCAAATGAAGAAGGAATTATAGAAAAAGACACTATTAATGATCTTCTTGATGAAAATACACGACTTATTGCAATAAGCCATGTAAGTAATGCAATAGGTTCAATACAAGATATTGAAGGTATAGAAAAACTTGTTCATAAAAATCAATATAAAGATGGAACTAATACTTATCTTCTTGTTGATGGTGCACAATCTGTTGGACATATTAATGTTGATATGAATAAATTAAATCCAGATTTCATGGCATTTCCTGGACATAAAGGACTTTTAGGTCCAGTTGGAACAGGATTTATCTATATTAAAGAGTCTAATCAGAATCTTATATATCCTCAAAATCTTGGTGGAGGAACTATTGTAAATACTGATTTTAAAGATTTTAAATTAGAGGATTCACCTCAAAGATTTGAAGGAGGTACTCAGAACTTAGCAGGTATTATTGGCCTTGGAAGGGCTATAGATTATATTGAAAGTATTGGTATAGATAATATTGAAAAATATGATAAAGATTTAACAAGAATATTATATGAATCATTAAATGAAATTGATAATATTATAACTTATGGAAGTAAAAATAATAATTCAATAGTTTCATTTAATCTAAATAATGCCAATCCACATGATATATGTAAGATTTTAGATGAATCTAAAAATATTTGTCTTAGAAGTGGTCATCATTGTGCAATACCTGCAATAAAACATATTAATGCAAAAGAAGGTACAATAAGATCTTCAATACATTTATACAATAATATTGAAGATATTGAAAAATTAGTATCTGCATTAAAAGAGATTAGTTTCTTATATAGTAATTAA
- a CDS encoding glycosyltransferase family protein translates to MENKKSNTLVCIYNFLPYVDTSGNIVARKVYNHGEKVDIVHNKLKQRKDNEFYDLIKKYINNDIFLDTPINKDEYKWENTKKFVIDALNEINKITKKNGEYKVIYSRTMKPMSHYLAFAYKIKNPNVKWIAEFSDPNLPDIEGKIRYRPINHEDLNKINSIIYKNGYKTFNTDNYFFYSEYLPYILADEIIYTNENQRELMLENPDFKDIKKEVFNKSRIINHPLPDKKWYNIKESDYKIDKSKINLGYFGVFYKTRNIYNIFSSLYALDDNLKDKVLIHIFVPNPEKTREFINEMPIKDNIIINSYVSYLEYLNLTKKFDCLIVCDAKTKGIFDKNPYLPSKISDYLESGTDIWRICEKNSILSKIDTRYLSYIENIFTVEDTLKEIIKDHIK, encoded by the coding sequence ATGGAAAATAAAAAATCTAATACATTAGTATGTATATATAATTTTCTACCATATGTTGATACTAGTGGAAATATTGTTGCAAGGAAAGTATATAATCATGGAGAAAAAGTAGATATTGTTCATAATAAACTAAAACAAAGAAAAGATAATGAATTTTATGATTTAATTAAGAAATATATTAACAATGATATTTTCCTAGATACCCCTATTAATAAAGATGAATACAAATGGGAAAACACGAAAAAATTTGTAATAGATGCTTTAAATGAGATTAATAAAATAACTAAAAAAAATGGAGAATATAAAGTAATATATAGTAGGACTATGAAACCTATGTCACATTATTTAGCATTTGCATATAAAATTAAAAATCCTAATGTTAAATGGATTGCAGAGTTTTCAGATCCAAATCTTCCAGATATTGAAGGTAAAATTAGATATAGGCCGATTAATCATGAAGATTTAAATAAAATAAATAGTATTATTTATAAAAATGGATATAAAACATTTAATACTGATAATTATTTTTTTTATAGTGAATATTTACCTTATATTTTAGCAGATGAAATCATATATACTAATGAGAATCAAAGAGAGTTAATGTTAGAAAATCCTGATTTTAAAGATATTAAAAAAGAGGTATTTAATAAATCAAGAATCATTAACCATCCATTACCTGATAAAAAATGGTATAATATTAAAGAATCAGATTATAAAATAGATAAAAGTAAAATTAATTTAGGATATTTTGGAGTATTCTATAAAACAAGAAATATTTATAATATTTTCTCTTCATTATATGCACTTGATGATAATTTAAAAGATAAAGTTTTAATTCATATTTTTGTACCTAATCCTGAAAAAACTAGAGAATTTATAAATGAAATGCCAATAAAAGACAATATTATAATTAATTCTTATGTTTCATACTTAGAATATCTTAATCTAACAAAGAAATTTGATTGTTTAATTGTATGTGATGCTAAAACTAAAGGAATATTTGATAAAAATCCATATTTACCATCTAAAATAAGTGATTATCTAGAGAGTGGTACAGATATATGGAGAATATGTGAAAAAAATAGTATTTTAAGTAAAATTGATACAAGATACCTATCATATATTGAAAATATATTCACAGTTGAAGATACATTAAAAGAAATCATAAAAGACCATATTAAATAG
- the ribH gene encoding 6,7-dimethyl-8-ribityllumazine synthase, protein MAKYNIGAVVAEFNYDITQMMLGLAKEEAKSRDCEITKVFVVPGVFDMALPIKKLLERDDIDAVITLGAVIEGATDHDQIVAQHAARKIVDLSLDYNKPVTLGISGPGMTRLDANRRVTYGKSAVEAAVKLCDRLKELDES, encoded by the coding sequence ATGGCAAAATATAATATTGGAGCAGTTGTTGCTGAGTTTAATTATGATATTACACAAATGATGTTAGGATTAGCTAAAGAAGAAGCTAAATCAAGAGACTGTGAAATTACAAAAGTCTTTGTAGTTCCAGGTGTTTTTGATATGGCACTTCCTATTAAAAAATTACTTGAAAGAGATGATATTGATGCAGTTATAACATTAGGTGCTGTTATTGAAGGTGCAACAGATCATGATCAAATTGTAGCTCAACATGCTGCACGTAAAATTGTTGATTTATCATTAGATTACAATAAACCAGTAACATTAGGTATTAGTGGTCCAGGTATGACTAGACTTGATGCTAATAGACGTGTTACCTATGGTAAAAGTGCTGTTGAAGCAGCAGTTAAACTTTGTGACAGATTAAAAGAATTAGATGAAAGCTAA